TTGTAATTTGTCAATAAGGTCCACCAAAGACATATATAGCGGCTTTTTTTACTTTAGACCCTCTCgttattcctttttgtttgtcCAATAAAGTGATCCATAAAAAAGCCTATCAACAACTGGTTAGCATTTCACCGATTCAGTAAAGAATAAAGACTATAGTTGAGATCATGCTGGGGCTTGCATCATGCATGTCCAATTCTTTGCCGCAACTCCTAGCTTCCAGTTCCACATGAGGCAAAGAGACTCTTGCCATTGCCGGCACACAACAATCTTTGCATGGCCCATTGctcttgtaagttgtaacttttTCACTGTTGATCTACTTTTTGTTGGAAGTAGtataaataaaagcttaaaagttaaaaaaaaaaaaatggtttaacTTTTTATTGACAAATAAAAGCTAAATATTAAATAGAATAAGTTGATTTAACTTGAAAGTAACatatataaaagctaaaaagtaaaaaaaagaaaaaaagaaaaaaaaaagattgtttagctaaaagagaaataaaaatatatcaaatgtggaattcgcaaatagtaatattatctTTCAAGACACCATAATAATACCGTTGTCTTGACTTAACGCTTGTGGGACCCAAATCAAAAGGCTAAAAAACGAATGGTGATGTTGGTCCCTGCAAAGAATGATGTCGGACCCACAAACAATTTACAAAATAAGTCAAATGTTGGATAAGGAAGCAGAACCCAAATGTACAGTCATTCTTCCTCTTCGTCTGGGAATATACAATTAGATGTttgagtttttcaaaaattttaatagtcATTGAGCCAAATTCATGTTGCTCACAAATAGTTTAGTTTGTTTGAAAACTTGAGGAATCTTGTAGATCAATTAGTATTCTATAATGTTGTTAGAGGATACGCCAAGATTTAAATTCTCCCACTCCcaactatcaattttttttaaaaaaaaatttaaataagagatttttaataagattgtttaagtgttatgaaaatacgtatgcataaaaaaatattgtggaaatGCGTGTTGTGGTATTTAAACAACAGTACTAGGCGGTCTCTTAATTATGTTATTGATTTCTTTCTCAAATAAAAGGCTAttgattgttttcttttatatatattattttatttaaatatatttgaatttcaatttatgacatcCATTCTATGATGATCATTATTTATCATTAGattaaaacaccaattagtttttggtgtaggtgaggCTCGAACCCTAAGATCTATTATTTAACAACAAtagactttactagttaagttaattaaatttcacaaattattgatttttactGTCTAAATGGAATGGAGTAAGTTTGACAAGTTGTTTTTAAAAACTAGGTTCATTTAATTAGCTATTcctagaaaaaaagaaaatggctaaaatacaaatttcACCCTCTATGTTTTAATAGAATTCATTTTAGTCATCTAATGTTACTAAATGGAGCGTTAAttgttcaaatttaaaaaaaaatttcttcaaattttttaaattaaaaacaaccaattagtgattaaaaaatattttctattttataattttaatagaaATTGACAGAAaaactttaattgaataaacttgaaattagTGGACTGAAATGAACGAAAATAaggttagaggattgaaatgaactATAATGAAATTTAGAGAgtgaattttgtattttaaccaacaaaaaaaaaaggacagttTAAAAAATTATCCTGAAATATATTGGAGGAAGTCAGATtactaaaaaaatcataacgAACATAAACTTAACCTATAAAAACAAATTGAGATAGAAGTTGTAGTGATATCGTGATAGTGGTGGTAACTTTCTATCCATCAAGTTGTTTAGTACTTTAACCTGTGTTTAATGCCAACATTGACCCTATGCACAACCAAaatccctttcttcttcttctccatttaATATATAAAGCCAAACCCATTTTGaacttaatatatataaccAGTTAATTTAAAATCTACCAAAAGACAATGTTGCTTTGAGTATCAAAAAGTCAGAACCAAATGCCTTTGATACTAGACATCtctattgtttttcttttttggatagaactagacaccactatttttttttttttgggtgaaaaagGAAATGCATTAAAGAAAACTAAATAGAACAAAGTCTAAAGCATGAAACACCCCAAGCGTCAGTTATAAGTTGGTGCAAATACTTGAAGGAGGAGATGAatacaagtacacaacacaAAAGATAATAGAGACCCCTTCTTTAGCAAAAGATCTACACAATGGTTCCCTTCGTGGTGGTTATGATGCAAAAGAGCCTCATCAAAAGACTAGAGCAGGGTTTTCGATTttgcaataaaaaattagagcaTTGAAAAAGTGAGCAAAGTCAGTCAGAGCACTAAAAGGGTGAGCAAAGTCAGTTATAAAACAATGTGATGTGATGATATTGATAACAGAATTAGTGTCTATTTTGATGAGTAACTTTTAAATGTTGAGGCACCTAGCAAGGTTGAGCCCAACACGGAGGCCTTAGAGTGGAAAATCTTTTATGCACAGGACGTATGAGATTTATGTCTCACTAACATGTGGGTCCCACGGGACTCACATGGCAGTGAGATATAGATCGACATAGATCTAATACGTCCGACACATGAGATGTTTTCTATCCTAAAATTCACTTGCCATGGAGTTAGTAAAGACTCACATGTTAGTAAGATATAGGTCTCATACGTCTGGCACATGAGATATTTTTTGTCCTAGCGTTTGGCTGCCATGGAGTTAGTAAAGGCCAATGTTTCTGGAGAAGCCACTAATCCATGCTCCTCTATCGCCTCTAATTAGACCACCAACATTAGCTACCGATATCTTTAATTCTTTACATGCTCTTATATTGAACAAGAATTAGGGACAATTGTGTCAAGTAGAAGTGTGGAAATGTGAGTTTGTTGAACCctattatgataattattcttcttttaaggtctgtttgggatttgcttattttgctaaaattgaaaactttttactgtaaggaaatgtaaaagttagttgaaataatacaataagacccataaataatatcaaaaaattcaatagggttcataaatagtaataagttaaatagtaaaataagttgaatatatatatatatatatatatatatatatatatatatccaaatgCAACCTTAACTGCGATTTTGACCTATTcgttttgcttttgtttgaaGTAACTATTATTGTAataaaggaacaaaaaaagttAGTGCTCTTATGGTCAAATGAAAAGTCTGGACACCTCCATATGTTATGCAACCATTTGTTGCCTTACATTCAGTGGATGAGGCAAAAGTctgattttatataattgtagAATTGTTTTAAATGAACATGTAGCCGatgtttttttttccaccaaTCAAGTGTATTTAAACCAATGAAatgttttctataaaaattttcattagaccaagacataCATATAGacgacaaaaaattgaaaagtagatattaaaattttccaaataaaaatgaaataaagtttCAAATGTGTCACTTCATTGTCATAAAAAATATCTCATCTTCATGCACCTAATCCTGACCAAGCAATGTTTGGGCTTTTGAGtcataaagaaaatattaattggGCCAACTGGGTTACAAGACCCGAATCCAATTGAGGCATCGCTGACCCGACCggaatgagaaagaaagaaacacaaagGAAAACACAAACGAGGGGAGGACAATACGCTTAAGATTAACGCAGGGGAAATCCAATCCAAAGCCAATAGAATAGAAGGGCACGGATCGATGACGTGGcattaaattttcaaatcccGCCTAAACCCCCAAATTTCATTTCGTGCgcaattgaatttcaatttaacCCCTCAACTTAATATCTCCGCCTTTCGGGATTTCTCTATAGTCCCTCCTCAACCTCAACAAAGACCTCACCATCATTCTCACTTCTCTCtgtccttctctctctctacgcgttgaaaaaaaacttttctcccgaaccctaaccctaaccctagttCACCAAACCCCCCCGGTGAGTCCACCTTTTCCGATCGATTTTCGACGAGTTTTCGCGTGCTTCGTTCGATTTCCGCAGCGGTTCTAACTGATCCGATCTTAATTTTGCAGGATTCGCCATGAAAGGAGCAAAGTCGAGGTCTGAGCCGAAGAAAGCTGAATCCAAGTgagttttcctttttctctctaattttaaGCCCTAATATGCGATAAAAACTCTTCGATCATGTTTTCTCAGATCTTAGatctaaaaattgaccaaaattgctctctgtttttttatatatgttatttgTGTTGTTAATTTTGGTGTGGATTTGTGTGTGTTGTTGTAGGCTTTCGGTGAAGAAAGGCGGTGCTTCAACCAAAGCACCAGCAGGAAGGAAGGGAAAGGCCGCGAAGGACCCTAACAAGCCTAAGAGGCCTGCTAGTGCTTTCTTCGTTTTCATGTAACTATTTTTCTTACCCTTCGCTTTCGCTTTCATTTTCCGGAAACTAGTTTTCTCGAggtaaaagaaaagagaaaaaaaaaggtctacatagaaatttatttgttttttaattctcgTAAAAAGTCAAAATCACATGTAGAACTCTTcataaacaaaactaactttGACCTTTTGCAAAATAGCTTAAGCAGTTTGCTACAAAGCTAtaattcctaatttttttttaattaatttttatttttattttcatgattACAGGGAAGAATTCAGGAAACAGTTCAACAAGGACCACCCTGAAAACAAATCAGTTTCTGCTGTAAGCTCGATTATATTCATCTGCCTTTTTCGCTGGTGGTAGTTTAGTAAATTCTGTGGTTTTCATCAGCTTGAAATatgttctttttcttaaaataatcagGTTGGTAAAGCTGCTGGTGCAAAATGGAAGTCCATGTCCGAAGCCGTAAGTACTTCAAGATGTGAAATTTGTTAATTAGTTTTAGCCTATAAATGTTGTATACtcaagaaatataaataatttcagGAAAAAGCGCCTTATGTTGCAAAGGCAGAGAAAAGGAAGGTTGATtatgagaaaaacatgaaagCCTATAACAAGAAGCAGGTAATTGctttaaaaagtttattttattttcgtTATTCTTTTGTGAGTTTGTGTACTGTATGAGtgatttgtttggttgtttgtcTGTTTGAACAGGCTGAAGGTGCGAATGCAGCTGAGGATGAAGTAGAGTCCGAGAAGTCAATGTCCGAGgtcaatgatgatgatgaagggGATGAAGATGGCAGTGAAGAGGTTTGATTGAATTCTTTAGTCTTGattgttgtaataattttttggtttttggattttttttgttgattattCTTTGAAATTGTTGTTTGCAGGAGGATGATGACGAGTAGAGAATGGCTTGAATGATAGGATAGTCATTTAGGCTGTCGGAATGTTTGATCATCCCATACTAATGGTTTGATCATTTTATGTCTAAACTTTTGTTCCCCTTTCCAAGAAAATATATCCCTGCTCCCTTGTCATTTGTTTTGCCCTTTCAGGAAATGGATAGTTATAGATGGGAAGTTGACCTCTATTTGTACTTTTCAAATGAATTCTAATGATTTAGTGAAGGGGTATTGTCTATTGTAGAGCTTCAGCACCCTGTCCCCTTGATTTAGCATTTTATGTTAATgcgttttatttctttttattttattaaggttTTGTTTCCCTCTGGCTACCATGATCATGTAATCATTTAGACATTTTCTTTTGgtatattttcttgtttgtttatgttttatggtttttaaGAAATGCTTTTATTGTTGGGTGAAAATGTAACATCCAGTGGTTTGCATGAGTTGTCAGCAATGACTTGGATCTGGTTGTTACTGTGCTAGTTTTTCTGAATAAATGGATATCATGAGAGGAATGCTTACAGTTTAGGCTTGATGTTTAAGATGctgcttgattgactttgtgtTGATAGGTTCCTTGTGACCCTGATAAGTTCACAAGGATCCATAGAGTTGACTCTGATTCAGTTTAAATCTTGGTTTAATGCATTTGTTTTACTAGTCCTTGCAGTTGGGTTTGATAATTTGTACTTGCTCgtattctgtttttaatttcttggcaGTGTGATTTGAAATCAATGTGTTGGATGTATTTCATGTGTGTTCCGATACTGGTAATGGCCTGTTATTCTGATTATGGTTGGGTTTTCTTTGTTAGGAGAATTTTTATTCTTACTTTAGTTCTCTTGTTTCTTTCAACTGTCTAGGAGGTGATTTATACCTTCCAATTTTGGGTAAAAGTTGTACAGATAACTCAACATGGCTTGTTATCGTAAATGATAGACTGATTTGTTGTCAAGAAGTTGGTTTTAACTGTTATCATAGCATTGTAAGGTGATGTGGGCATGTACCACTCTGGTGTAGTTTGATGGCagggcatttatttttgatgttttgcAGATATGGTGGTGAGTTTACACCATTGAGTTTTGttttcttcacaaccatatcacTAACCTTGATCTGTAAAGTTACTGTCACATTGCAACTATAGAATTTGTTTGTGAAGAATCAATTGTGGACAGATGTTTATAAAAGTCAAGTGAAAATAGCTTTTTTGGTTTAAAGTGGCATTGActttccaaaaaattaaatggttTTCCGCTACCCACTTATAGATTTTGAGTGGGGTTCTGTTTTAACTTGTTCCCATTTTTTGCATTGTTAATATTTTCTGTACAGTTGCATTTCTGGATTTGATACCTAGAATTGCaagaaaatctaatttaattagCATACTACGTCCTCTGTTGCTGCAATCCCCCCATTGACACTGGATTTTATTGGTTGTTAGTTTTATGTTGGCATAAATCTGGTTTACCTTGGTATTTGTGCTCATTGCGTTTTGTTTGAAATTGTTTGTCCTAGCCTTTGAGTCAGtggtttattatttctctcgTCAATTTGGATCTGATTTtctgtaattgtttttttatgtttatttttcaaGGTATTGCTTGCGTTTCAatatttaattcttttgcttttttgctCAAATGTGTCATTTGGCATTTGCATTTGGAAATAGGAATTAGGCGCATTATTAAGGTGCTGCTTAATTCATATTAGGTAGAAGTATGGCTTGCTTTATGttgtttgtttgaaattttattgtagttttgaaatatttagagTGATACCTTTGTGTTGGAAGGATTTAGTTTTGATCATGCTTGGTTTGGAGGGGGATATTAGGTGTTCATTCAGGTTTTTGAGTTTGGTACAAGCTTTTGAGTTGAATACTGAATTCAAAGAATTTCTGATAGAGTTGATCATGACTCATGTCATATGGCCTTAGTCGGCTTTGAGATTGATCAGTGGATGCCATTTTGGTCAATACCGTTTGAATGTTTAATGAGGTTCATAATTGTTTGCAGGGTTTTGCTTTTATCTTCCTGCTAAGATTAGTTCAAGACTGGTAATATCGTAGCCATGGGAGTGGAGTCTGATATACCATTGGTTCTGGTGTGTTGATCTTTCATATATACGCACCCAAACATGTGGGTTTATTGCCTTTATGGTGTTTGTTATGATTCTGTATTTGGATTGTGTGATGATTCTGGTCACACTGGTCATTAGTGCCTACTTGTTGAGGTGGTTTTATCAACTCTACGAACTATTCTTACCTCACAAAGAATTGCTTGGCTGCACGTACATACATGAGTCTATCTTTCTCTGACTAGGGGACTTTTTAGATATCGTTTAATtcgctgaaaattgaaaataattaaaaaaaataagaaagttactgtttatgtgtgagttaaactcttttaagtttaaATGCATTGTTCATGTTTCATGATTAGTGCAAGAggtcatggaaaaaaaaaaaaaaaaaagcgagaGAAATTAATTTTATCCACACGTATACTAATTTGTACATTGGGCTATGTAATTGGGTGGCTACCTTGAATTCCAATCTTATAACGTGCAATGGGCTATGAAAATGAACGACAAAAATGGTAATTTAATGTGCAAGGGCATAGGCATGTCACTGGTGGTTTGTGTTGTAAGCGCTTCTACGATATCTCTTGGAGATCTGTTGACATTTGTTAAACTTTTCCTTTTCGTCTCTGTTGCTACTTACTAGGGCCAAGGTTTTCTTGTaattgatgtgttttttttttttttttttatttgaaccaTGTAATTGATGTGTTTCAGTAAAGCCTTTAGTTATTAGCCTAATGTTGTcctatgtttattttttaatgcgAATTATTCACATTGCGTGGATTAGCTGTTATAAAGCAGACCATTTTAAGGATAACTTGTTGACTTCTGCAATTTTTTTACGAGTTGACTGCTCGAATTTGGGTGTTTGGTTTTTACTGACGCCACAATGGTTCATATCATttgttcctattttttttatgggattttgCTTTTGCCAAAGATTATATTCAGATtacaatttataaatttcaataCTTTGTGATTCAAAGTCAAAGATGTTGCATTGCGTGGTGTGAACGCTTATGAATTGTCATCATTTAAAGATAATTTACGTTGTTGTCAATTTTAAACATTTGTAGTTAATGTTGCACCATAGATTGTAGAACTCCATGTACTATTCCAAAAGAAAGTTAACGAAGAATTATTATATGATTCAGGTCTATTTATTTTAGGTTAAAATCAGAACTTATTAATTTCCACCGCtagtttcatatatatatatagagagaggtAAAATTGTACAATAAAAACCAATGGGAATAAGAATCAATAAAAAACTAAGCTCGTCTAAACACACTTTGAGAACATTGTTGATGAAACGAATCAGACAAAAACTAATCAGACAAAAACTATGTAAAACCACGGGAACACATTAATTTCCAGAGCCATGGTCGCCTTTAAGTGAAATGACGCGAAGCCCTTGGTAAACCCGGTCAGTTAGCATGACCACCAGCTTTTCTTATGTACTCTCTGAACCCTATGACCTCTGTTTCTTCGTCCACAGGATAGCTAGAATTATTGTTTTGCTGATTCATTGTTAGCCCTTCATCTTGATAGCTTGATCTGTGGGAAGTTAATTGCGGAATCCTGAGAGGCTTCACCTGGTTTGATTTCTTCAACGTTTCCGCCCTGCTTTTGTCAAGCTCCTCTATCATGTTCTTGATCTTCTCTATCTTATTGCGAAGGTCTCGGTCAGCCTTCAAATTCTTGGGTACGAAAAAGTACCTCCAAGCGAAGCCCATTCCCCTTGCATACATTCTCTGCAGGACAAATGCTTCAATGGCATCCTCCACTTTATAAACAACAGTAAGAATATCATCCACACACTCCTTAACACATTTGTCAAGTTCTTTTTCATCTTCAGCATCTATTAGGAAGTTCTGCATTTGTCTGACACTTATTCTGACTAGCTCTACCTCATTTATAGCCTTGTTGAAGATGATTGATTCTTGAATGAGCAGGTCTGTGAGTTTCCGTATCACTATGGAAACAACTGCTTCCACATCCAttgatttttctcttctttctcttcctttttctccttATCCCAGCCAAACCATATATTGTGCTTCCAGGAACCGCTTCATTGTTTGCACACTGGTTTGCTGAGGGGATGCGGGTCAGTGAAATTGATTAAATGCAATGAAGTAACACCATGGTAGCACCAGCTGTGTTCTAATTTTGTTTCATCCCTATGACCATGTTTAGATCGCTGGAGGAAAAGAACAATGAAATGCTTGATTGA
This DNA window, taken from Quercus robur chromosome 2, dhQueRobu3.1, whole genome shotgun sequence, encodes the following:
- the LOC126712586 gene encoding HMG1/2-like protein, with the translated sequence MKGAKSRSEPKKAESKLSVKKGGASTKAPAGRKGKAAKDPNKPKRPASAFFVFMEEFRKQFNKDHPENKSVSAVGKAAGAKWKSMSEAEKAPYVAKAEKRKVDYEKNMKAYNKKQAEGANAAEDEVESEKSMSEVNDDDEGDEDGSEEEDDDE